Proteins from a single region of Abyssalbus ytuae:
- the gcvP gene encoding aminomethyl-transferring glycine dehydrogenase: MNTDSFALRHIGPDDKDINKMLKAVGADTLEQLVYETLPDGIRLKADLDLPPPMTENEYLTHIQKLALKNKVFRSFIGLGYHESLTPSVIKRNILENPGWYTAYTPYQAEIAQGRLEALLNFQTMVADLTGMEIANASLLDEGTAAAEAMTMLFEVRTREQKKNKVVKFFVSEEVLPQTLSVLQTRSVPLGIELVVGKHDDFNFSGDFYGAILQYPGKYGRVYHYADFVANAKANGIKVAIAADILSLVLLTPPGEFGADVVVGTTQRFGIPLGYGGPHAAYFATKEEYKRNIPGRIIGVTKDADGNSALRMALQTREQHIKRDKATSNICTAQVLLAVMAGMYAVYHGPEGLKYIADKIHMSAVTLAEALRRLGYKQLNDVYFDTVLIEANAEKIRFLAEVEQVNLLYIGFDKVAISVNEATTLEDINTIGKIFAKATGKNSIEIEGLVKGNPVFNGLKRTSPFLESDVFNLYHSETELMRYIKKLERKDLSLNHSMISLGSCTMKLNAASEMFPLSWFQWNNIHPFVPLNQVGGYQEVLSELEKQLNIITGFSATSLQPNSGAQGEYAGLMVIRAYHESKGNGHRNICLIPSSAHGTNPASAVMAGMKVVVTKTDEKGNIDVDDLKEKAEIHKDNLAALMVTYPSTHGVFESSIKDITSIIHDNGGQVYMDGANMNAQVGLTNPATIGADVCHLNLHKTFAIPHGGGGPGVGPICVASHLAAFLPSNPMIRTGGRDAISAISAAPWGSAMACLISYGYIKMLGAQGLKNATITAILNANYIKNRLENHYNILYTGERGRAAHEMIVDCRPFKKKGIEVSDIAKRLMDYGFHAPTVSFPVAGTLMIEPTESESLVELDRFCDAMLSIKKEIDEINEENANNVLKNAPHTLALVTATEWNFPYSREKAAYPLEFVADNKFWPSVRRVDDAYGDRNLICTCTPIEAYIEIF; encoded by the coding sequence ATGAATACAGATTCTTTTGCTTTACGCCACATCGGCCCCGATGATAAAGATATAAACAAAATGCTGAAAGCTGTCGGAGCAGACACTTTAGAGCAGTTGGTTTATGAAACATTGCCTGACGGCATCAGATTAAAAGCTGATCTTGATTTACCGCCACCCATGACCGAAAACGAATACTTAACTCATATACAAAAGCTAGCCTTAAAAAATAAGGTATTCAGATCCTTTATAGGCCTTGGATACCATGAGAGTTTAACGCCATCGGTTATTAAAAGAAATATTCTGGAAAATCCGGGTTGGTATACTGCTTATACCCCGTATCAGGCTGAAATAGCCCAGGGAAGATTAGAAGCTTTGCTCAATTTTCAAACTATGGTGGCCGACCTCACAGGAATGGAAATAGCCAATGCTTCCCTGCTTGACGAAGGAACAGCAGCCGCAGAAGCTATGACTATGCTGTTTGAAGTAAGAACCAGGGAGCAGAAAAAAAACAAAGTGGTTAAGTTTTTCGTATCTGAAGAAGTATTGCCGCAAACCTTATCCGTTTTACAAACAAGGTCAGTTCCCCTGGGAATTGAACTGGTTGTAGGAAAACATGATGATTTTAATTTTTCAGGTGATTTTTACGGAGCTATTTTACAGTACCCCGGAAAGTATGGCCGTGTTTACCATTATGCCGACTTTGTAGCCAATGCAAAAGCCAATGGTATAAAAGTAGCAATCGCTGCCGATATTTTAAGTCTCGTCTTATTAACACCTCCTGGTGAGTTTGGTGCCGATGTGGTAGTGGGTACCACTCAGCGTTTCGGAATTCCGTTAGGATATGGAGGACCCCATGCAGCTTATTTTGCTACAAAAGAAGAATATAAACGTAACATTCCCGGCAGAATTATTGGAGTAACTAAAGATGCCGATGGAAACAGTGCCCTGCGTATGGCCTTGCAAACCAGGGAGCAACATATAAAACGGGATAAAGCAACTTCAAATATTTGTACAGCCCAGGTTCTATTGGCGGTAATGGCCGGTATGTATGCGGTTTATCATGGTCCGGAAGGGTTAAAATACATTGCCGATAAAATACATATGTCTGCAGTTACTCTGGCAGAAGCATTAAGACGACTAGGGTACAAACAATTAAATGATGTGTATTTTGATACTGTTTTAATTGAAGCAAATGCCGAGAAAATAAGGTTTTTAGCCGAAGTTGAACAGGTCAATTTATTATATATCGGTTTTGATAAAGTGGCTATTTCAGTAAATGAAGCCACCACCTTGGAAGATATAAATACTATAGGTAAAATATTTGCCAAAGCTACAGGAAAAAATTCTATTGAAATAGAAGGGCTTGTTAAAGGAAATCCTGTTTTTAACGGATTAAAAAGAACTTCTCCTTTTTTAGAAAGTGACGTATTTAATTTATATCACTCCGAAACCGAGTTGATGAGGTACATAAAGAAACTCGAACGTAAAGACTTGTCATTGAACCATTCTATGATATCATTAGGTTCCTGTACCATGAAACTCAATGCAGCTTCCGAGATGTTCCCGCTTAGCTGGTTTCAATGGAATAATATTCATCCGTTTGTACCTCTCAATCAGGTAGGAGGATATCAGGAAGTATTATCAGAATTAGAAAAACAACTCAATATAATTACAGGCTTTTCAGCAACATCATTGCAGCCAAATTCAGGAGCCCAGGGAGAATATGCAGGATTAATGGTAATAAGGGCTTACCATGAATCAAAAGGAAACGGCCATCGCAACATTTGTTTAATTCCTTCCTCGGCACACGGTACAAACCCGGCTTCGGCAGTTATGGCCGGAATGAAAGTGGTAGTTACCAAAACCGATGAAAAAGGAAATATAGACGTAGATGATTTAAAAGAAAAAGCAGAAATCCATAAGGATAATTTAGCCGCTCTTATGGTTACCTATCCTTCTACCCATGGCGTTTTTGAATCTTCTATTAAAGATATTACTTCTATAATACATGACAATGGCGGACAGGTTTATATGGATGGGGCCAACATGAATGCTCAGGTAGGATTAACTAATCCTGCAACTATTGGAGCTGATGTTTGCCACTTAAACCTGCATAAAACTTTTGCCATCCCCCATGGTGGTGGTGGCCCGGGAGTAGGCCCGATTTGTGTAGCTTCCCATCTGGCTGCTTTTTTACCTTCCAATCCAATGATCAGAACCGGCGGCAGAGATGCTATTTCAGCTATATCGGCGGCTCCGTGGGGAAGTGCCATGGCTTGTTTAATATCATATGGATATATAAAAATGCTGGGGGCACAAGGATTAAAAAATGCTACAATAACGGCCATTTTAAACGCCAACTATATAAAAAACAGGCTCGAAAACCATTACAATATCCTTTATACAGGTGAAAGAGGAAGGGCTGCGCATGAAATGATAGTAGATTGCCGCCCGTTTAAAAAGAAAGGAATTGAAGTATCGGATATTGCAAAAAGATTAATGGATTACGGATTTCATGCTCCCACGGTTTCGTTTCCGGTAGCAGGGACCCTCATGATAGAGCCTACCGAAAGTGAAAGCCTGGTTGAACTGGATCGTTTTTGTGATGCAATGCTGTCTATAAAGAAAGAGATTGATGAAATAAATGAGGAAAATGCAAATAATGTATTAAAAAATGCACCACATACCCTGGCTTTGGTTACAGCTACAGAATGGAACTTTCCTTACTCAAGAGAAAAAGCAGCATATCCCCTGGAATTTGTAGCCGATAATAAATTCTGGCCGTCAGTAAGAAGAGTAGATGATGCCTATGGAGATCGTAATTTAATATGTACGTGTACTCCGATTGAAGCATATATAGAAATTTTTTAA
- a CDS encoding Mrp/NBP35 family ATP-binding protein, which produces MKLNKKDILAALETISVPGEGKNMVESGAVTNVVTFGDEVVVDIIINNPSLQAKKKTEIEILKVIHEKVYEKAKIQVNVKVEAPETPKVNQIKGNPIPGISNIIAVASGKGGVGKSTVTANLAATMAKMGFKVGVLDADIYGPSIPIMFDVEEARPLAVNIDGKSKMKPIENYGVKILSIGFFTQPDQAVIWRGPMAAKALNQMIFDAVWGELDFLLIDLPPGTGDIHLSIMQALPITGAVVVSTPQNVALADAKKGVAMFQQESISVPVLGIVENMAYFTPEELPDNKYYIFGKEGAQNLAKDLEVNFLGEIPLVQSIREAGDVGRPAALQTATPLEEAFEELTKNIIQEVVNRNESLPPTEAIKITTMAGCSAVKKK; this is translated from the coding sequence ATGAAACTAAATAAAAAAGACATTCTGGCGGCTTTAGAAACCATAAGTGTTCCCGGAGAAGGAAAAAATATGGTAGAGAGCGGTGCCGTAACCAATGTTGTTACTTTTGGCGACGAAGTAGTAGTAGATATTATCATCAATAACCCCAGCTTACAGGCCAAAAAGAAAACAGAAATAGAAATTTTGAAGGTTATCCACGAAAAAGTTTATGAAAAGGCTAAAATACAGGTGAATGTTAAAGTTGAAGCTCCGGAAACCCCAAAAGTAAATCAGATAAAAGGAAACCCGATTCCCGGAATCTCAAATATAATTGCCGTAGCTTCGGGTAAAGGAGGAGTGGGAAAATCTACCGTTACTGCCAATTTAGCCGCCACTATGGCAAAAATGGGTTTTAAGGTAGGCGTACTGGATGCCGATATTTACGGCCCTTCTATTCCTATTATGTTTGATGTTGAAGAAGCCAGGCCACTAGCAGTAAATATTGACGGAAAATCCAAAATGAAACCTATTGAAAATTACGGGGTGAAAATACTTTCAATCGGTTTTTTCACACAACCCGACCAGGCAGTAATATGGAGAGGCCCTATGGCGGCTAAAGCCCTTAACCAGATGATTTTTGATGCCGTATGGGGAGAACTTGATTTCTTACTTATTGACTTACCCCCTGGTACCGGCGATATACATTTAAGTATTATGCAGGCATTACCAATTACAGGAGCCGTAGTGGTAAGTACCCCACAAAATGTTGCCCTGGCCGATGCAAAAAAAGGTGTGGCAATGTTTCAGCAGGAAAGTATTAGTGTACCCGTATTAGGGATTGTAGAAAATATGGCCTATTTTACCCCCGAAGAATTACCTGATAACAAATACTATATCTTTGGAAAAGAGGGTGCCCAAAACCTGGCAAAAGATTTAGAGGTTAATTTTTTAGGTGAAATACCGTTGGTACAAAGTATAAGAGAAGCCGGTGATGTGGGAAGGCCCGCAGCACTGCAAACAGCAACTCCTTTAGAAGAAGCTTTTGAAGAATTAACAAAAAATATAATACAGGAAGTGGTAAACCGAAATGAAAGTTTACCTCCTACCGAAGCCATTAAAATTACAACAATGGCAGGTTGTTCAGCAGTTAAAAAGAAATAA
- a CDS encoding VOC family protein, whose product MKDNILGLRTTIYKVPDLNEAKEWYSKVFKIEPYFDEPFYVGFNIEGYELGLIPEDIPADKKTDNVLSYWGVENIEKEYNRIISLGGIESEKVKNVGGEIVIATLKDPWGNTIGLIYNPGFKNE is encoded by the coding sequence ATGAAAGATAATATTCTGGGTCTTCGGACTACCATTTATAAAGTTCCTGATTTAAATGAAGCAAAGGAATGGTACAGTAAAGTATTTAAAATAGAGCCGTATTTTGATGAGCCTTTTTACGTAGGGTTTAATATTGAGGGGTATGAACTGGGGTTGATTCCCGAAGATATCCCTGCCGATAAAAAAACCGATAATGTGTTGTCATACTGGGGGGTAGAAAATATTGAGAAAGAGTACAACAGAATTATAAGTTTAGGGGGTATAGAAAGTGAAAAGGTAAAAAATGTGGGAGGTGAAATTGTGATAGCAACTTTAAAAGATCCCTGGGGTAATACGATAGGGCTTATTTATAACCCGGGGTTTAAAAATGAATAG
- a CDS encoding glycosyltransferase, with protein MVFKKRILVAPLNWGLGHATRCIPVINALIDNNFTPVIASDGVALSLLQKEFPELESIELPSYKIEYAREGKNFKLKMIWDSPKIIKAISKEKKKLKQIIKDYKIDGIISDNRLGIRSKKVPCVFITHQLNVLTGNTTWFSSKVHQSIIKKFDECWVPDIKEKPNLTGKLGHLKKSTLTIKYLGPLSRLNKLELVKKYDLMIIISGPEPQRTMLEENLLEEIKKYEGKVLFVRGKIEAEQITEECDNAVIYNYMNSRQLETAFNESEYVLSRSGYTTVMDLAKLEKKAFFIPTPGQYEQEYLAERLDKQGLVPYSTQEKFKIKKLKKINDYKGLNDFKTELDFGSLFSLFKSE; from the coding sequence ATGGTTTTTAAAAAGAGAATACTGGTTGCGCCTTTAAACTGGGGTTTGGGGCATGCCACAAGATGCATACCTGTAATAAATGCGTTAATTGACAACAATTTTACTCCCGTTATAGCTTCAGACGGGGTGGCTTTATCTCTTTTGCAAAAAGAGTTTCCTGAGCTTGAAAGCATTGAGCTTCCTTCATATAAGATTGAATATGCAAGAGAAGGAAAAAATTTCAAACTTAAAATGATATGGGATTCTCCTAAAATAATAAAAGCCATTTCAAAGGAAAAAAAGAAACTAAAACAAATAATAAAAGATTACAAGATAGACGGAATTATCTCTGATAACAGACTGGGAATAAGAAGTAAGAAAGTACCGTGTGTGTTTATTACGCATCAATTGAATGTGCTTACCGGGAATACTACGTGGTTTAGTTCTAAAGTACATCAGTCCATTATTAAAAAGTTTGATGAGTGCTGGGTTCCGGATATTAAAGAAAAACCAAATCTTACCGGTAAATTAGGACACTTAAAAAAATCGACGTTAACAATAAAATATCTTGGCCCCTTAAGCAGGTTAAACAAGCTGGAACTTGTAAAGAAATATGATTTGATGATTATAATTTCGGGCCCGGAACCTCAAAGAACTATGCTGGAGGAAAATTTATTGGAGGAAATAAAAAAGTATGAAGGAAAAGTGCTGTTTGTGAGAGGAAAAATAGAAGCAGAGCAGATAACAGAAGAATGTGATAATGCAGTTATATACAATTATATGAATTCCAGGCAGCTTGAAACTGCTTTTAATGAAAGTGAGTATGTATTATCCCGTTCGGGATATACTACGGTAATGGATCTTGCAAAACTTGAAAAAAAAGCATTTTTTATTCCTACTCCCGGGCAATATGAACAGGAATACTTGGCAGAAAGATTAGATAAACAGGGTTTAGTACCTTATTCGACCCAGGAAAAATTTAAAATAAAAAAGCTTAAAAAGATAAATGATTACAAAGGGTTAAATGATTTTAAAACAGAATTAGACTTCGGTAGTTTGTTTAGCCTTTTCAAGAGTGAATGA
- a CDS encoding NifU family protein — protein MTSEEVKINVEKALDEIRPFLESDGGNISLVSIDNDKLVKVRLEGACVGCSVNQMTLKSGVEMTIKKYVPQIEEVINVE, from the coding sequence ATGACATCAGAAGAAGTTAAAATAAATGTAGAAAAAGCCCTTGACGAAATAAGGCCTTTTTTAGAAAGTGACGGCGGAAACATATCATTAGTGTCTATAGATAATGATAAGCTGGTTAAAGTTAGGTTGGAAGGTGCCTGCGTAGGTTGCAGCGTAAACCAAATGACTTTAAAAAGTGGTGTGGAAATGACCATAAAAAAATATGTGCCGCAAATAGAAGAAGTTATTAACGTTGAATAA
- a CDS encoding sigma-70 family RNA polymerase sigma factor, which yields MPDNTLQPHKWVDLYADYLFNYTISRVSDADLAQDLVQETFLAGLKSAGNFKGDASERTWLISILKRKIIDHYRKINSAKGKAEVRVNFSTEDDNEGNWLEQKVADPFDGNAEDAMQNEELGNAIYECINKLPVKQAEAFKMKTIRRMDTEDICNELGITPSNLWVIIHRARAAMVACLEKNWF from the coding sequence ATGCCTGACAACACACTTCAGCCACATAAGTGGGTAGATTTATATGCCGACTACCTGTTTAATTATACCATATCGCGGGTAAGTGATGCAGATTTGGCACAGGATTTAGTTCAGGAAACTTTTTTGGCAGGATTAAAATCCGCTGGAAATTTCAAAGGCGATGCTTCAGAACGCACATGGCTTATATCTATCTTAAAAAGAAAAATCATTGATCATTACCGTAAAATAAATTCAGCCAAAGGAAAGGCGGAAGTCCGGGTTAATTTTTCAACGGAGGACGATAATGAAGGGAACTGGCTCGAGCAAAAAGTAGCGGACCCTTTTGACGGAAATGCTGAAGATGCCATGCAAAATGAAGAACTGGGAAATGCTATTTATGAGTGTATAAATAAATTACCCGTAAAACAGGCCGAAGCTTTTAAAATGAAAACCATTAGGAGAATGGATACAGAAGATATTTGTAATGAGCTAGGCATAACCCCGTCTAATCTTTGGGTAATAATACATAGAGCCAGGGCTGCAATGGTAGCATGTCTAGAAAAAAATTGGTTTTAA
- the trmB gene encoding tRNA (guanosine(46)-N7)-methyltransferase TrmB, whose amino-acid sequence MGSKNKLKRFRENETFSNVIQPQRDDILNNTFFLKGKWNKEFFKNSNPVVLELGCGKGEYSVNLAQQYPDKNFIGIDIKGARFWRGAKTALEEDITNVAFLRTQIELVDHLFEKNEVSEIWITFPDPQIKYKRTKHRLTNTDFLKKYKRILNPDGIVHLKTDSEFMHGYTLGLLHGEGHEVLYAHHDVYGNDFSPKEVTGIQTFYEKQYLEQEKPITYIKFKIK is encoded by the coding sequence GTGGGAAGCAAAAATAAACTCAAACGATTCAGGGAGAATGAAACCTTCAGTAATGTTATTCAGCCACAAAGAGATGATATTTTAAATAATACTTTTTTTCTTAAAGGAAAATGGAATAAGGAGTTTTTTAAAAACTCTAATCCTGTTGTGCTGGAATTAGGTTGCGGAAAAGGCGAATACAGTGTAAACCTGGCACAACAATATCCTGACAAAAACTTTATAGGCATTGATATTAAAGGAGCCCGTTTTTGGCGGGGTGCCAAAACCGCCCTGGAAGAAGATATAACCAATGTAGCTTTTTTACGCACACAAATAGAACTGGTTGACCATCTTTTTGAAAAAAATGAAGTTTCGGAGATATGGATCACATTTCCCGATCCTCAAATAAAATATAAAAGGACCAAACACCGGCTTACAAATACTGATTTTTTAAAAAAGTACAAAAGAATTTTAAACCCAGACGGAATAGTTCATTTAAAAACCGACAGCGAATTTATGCATGGCTACACCCTGGGCTTACTTCATGGTGAAGGACATGAAGTTTTATATGCACATCACGATGTGTACGGCAATGATTTTTCTCCTAAAGAGGTAACCGGCATTCAAACTTTTTACGAAAAGCAGTATCTTGAGCAGGAAAAACCAATAACATATATTAAGTTCAAGATAAAATAA
- a CDS encoding LysE family transporter has translation MKHLIVLFFFTFSAAFMATVPPGLLNLNAAKISVKKGKIAALYFSFGVMLVIFIQAYIAVIISKYLYNNPYVIDILLKIAIVIFAALAIYFYVLAKKSRKKKIKTVKVSKKNSFFKGMLLAGINLLTIPYYSGLNAAWKVSGWIKFEWQDIAVFILAAGLGSFTVLYMYIIYFNRLEIKTDRFSKYSDYILSVLMLVLFVITLIRIFYTE, from the coding sequence ATGAAACATTTGATTGTTTTATTCTTTTTCACTTTTTCGGCAGCGTTTATGGCAACAGTTCCTCCCGGTTTACTAAACCTTAATGCCGCTAAAATAAGTGTAAAAAAAGGCAAAATAGCTGCTTTATATTTTAGTTTCGGAGTAATGCTTGTAATTTTTATACAGGCATATATTGCTGTAATAATCTCAAAATACTTATACAATAATCCGTATGTTATAGATATTCTCCTAAAAATAGCCATCGTTATTTTTGCAGCATTGGCTATTTACTTTTACGTTCTGGCAAAAAAGAGCCGGAAGAAAAAAATAAAAACAGTAAAAGTCAGTAAAAAAAACAGCTTCTTTAAAGGGATGCTTTTAGCTGGCATCAACCTTTTGACTATTCCGTACTATTCCGGTTTAAATGCTGCCTGGAAAGTAAGCGGTTGGATAAAATTTGAATGGCAGGATATTGCAGTTTTTATTCTGGCAGCAGGCTTAGGGAGCTTTACCGTATTGTACATGTATATTATCTACTTCAACCGGCTGGAAATTAAAACAGACCGCTTTTCTAAATACTCCGATTATATTTTGAGTGTTTTAATGCTGGTTCTTTTTGTTATAACTTTAATCAGGATATTTTACACGGAGTAA
- a CDS encoding ThuA domain-containing protein, whose product MNIKYTVVAMAILFFNFNLQAQKQFKAFLFTKTAGWHHESINEGVTAIKKLAQRNNFDVVWEENAARCFTDEFLKDFDVIIFLNTTEDILNDEQQEVFKKFIQSGKGFVGVHSASDTEYDWPWYNSLVGKMFHIHPAQQTAVLEVQDTNFPGMEVFPPRFMWTDEWYEFKKEEYSKNLQVLLTVDETTYKPYAKWGEKEGKGMGYHPIAWYQYFDGGRSFYTALGHIPAIYENSWFLQHLYGGIYWAATGNGIKK is encoded by the coding sequence ATGAATATTAAATACACTGTAGTTGCCATGGCAATTCTTTTTTTTAACTTCAATCTGCAAGCTCAAAAACAGTTTAAAGCTTTTCTTTTTACCAAAACAGCAGGCTGGCACCATGAATCCATAAATGAAGGGGTTACTGCCATAAAAAAACTGGCACAAAGAAACAATTTTGATGTGGTATGGGAAGAAAATGCAGCGCGTTGTTTTACCGATGAATTTTTAAAAGATTTTGATGTAATTATATTTCTTAATACTACCGAAGATATTTTAAATGATGAACAACAGGAAGTGTTTAAAAAGTTTATTCAGTCGGGTAAAGGCTTTGTAGGTGTTCACAGTGCTTCGGATACCGAATACGACTGGCCGTGGTACAATAGTTTGGTAGGTAAAATGTTTCATATACACCCTGCCCAGCAAACGGCGGTGTTAGAGGTTCAGGACACTAATTTTCCCGGGATGGAAGTTTTTCCTCCCCGTTTTATGTGGACAGACGAGTGGTATGAGTTTAAAAAAGAAGAGTACTCTAAGAATTTACAGGTATTACTCACGGTAGATGAAACCACTTATAAGCCCTATGCAAAATGGGGAGAAAAAGAAGGAAAAGGAATGGGCTATCACCCTATAGCATGGTACCAGTATTTTGATGGTGGGCGCTCTTTTTACACTGCCCTGGGGCATATTCCCGCGATTTATGAAAACTCCTGGTTTTTACAGCATTTGTACGGGGGTATATACTGGGCCGCCACCGGAAACGGAATTAAAAAATAA
- a CDS encoding cupin domain-containing protein encodes MKKVSIHNKLSLIKDYWTPVIAGELNGQQVKLVKFKGEFIWHKHDNEDEMFYVVEGEFKMEFRDKSVTIKKGEFIIVPRGVEHKPVAEKEVAVMLFEPASTVNTGNIDNEFTVNSPQRI; translated from the coding sequence ATGAAAAAAGTAAGTATTCATAATAAACTGTCGCTTATTAAGGATTACTGGACACCTGTTATAGCCGGTGAACTGAACGGGCAACAAGTTAAGCTGGTAAAGTTTAAAGGAGAATTTATATGGCACAAGCATGATAATGAAGATGAAATGTTTTATGTGGTGGAAGGAGAATTTAAAATGGAGTTCAGGGATAAATCGGTAACAATTAAAAAAGGCGAATTCATTATCGTACCACGGGGGGTAGAACATAAACCGGTAGCCGAAAAGGAAGTGGCTGTAATGTTGTTTGAACCTGCTTCTACGGTAAATACAGGTAATATTGATAACGAGTTTACAGTCAATTCTCCCCAAAGGATTTGA
- a CDS encoding 2Fe-2S iron-sulfur cluster-binding protein, whose protein sequence is MSDINIKITDRDGTEHNVKAPTDMAMNIMEVIKAYELAPEGTVGICGGMAMCASCQCYILSDHDLPEMGDEEDAMLAEAFYVKENSRLSCQIPITENLEGLEIELAPET, encoded by the coding sequence ATGTCAGATATCAATATAAAAATAACCGATCGGGACGGGACTGAACATAATGTTAAGGCACCCACCGATATGGCCATGAATATAATGGAAGTTATAAAAGCTTACGAATTGGCACCCGAAGGTACTGTTGGAATATGCGGTGGTATGGCCATGTGTGCATCCTGCCAGTGTTATATACTGTCTGACCACGACCTTCCGGAAATGGGAGATGAAGAAGATGCTATGCTGGCAGAAGCGTTTTATGTTAAAGAAAACAGCCGTTTAAGCTGCCAGATACCTATTACTGAAAATCTGGAAGGCTTAGAAATTGAACTGGCTCCGGAAACCTGA
- a CDS encoding MGMT family protein, with amino-acid sequence MKEENKNFFQKVYNVARLIPYGRVTSYGAIARYLGTARSARMVGWAMNGAGNINDIPAHRVVNRNGVLTGKHHFEGTNLMQQLLESEGIKVKNNQIVNFEKYYWDPSKELM; translated from the coding sequence ATGAAAGAAGAAAATAAAAATTTTTTCCAGAAAGTATATAATGTAGCACGGTTAATCCCTTACGGACGTGTAACCAGTTACGGTGCTATCGCCAGATACCTGGGAACTGCACGAAGTGCCAGAATGGTAGGCTGGGCTATGAACGGGGCAGGTAATATAAATGATATCCCCGCACACAGGGTTGTTAACCGCAATGGTGTTTTAACAGGTAAGCATCATTTTGAAGGCACCAATTTAATGCAACAATTACTGGAAAGTGAAGGCATTAAAGTTAAAAACAATCAAATAGTTAATTTTGAAAAATATTACTGGGATCCATCAAAAGAGCTAATGTGA
- a CDS encoding sensor histidine kinase, producing MAAKLKKSYKFALRSSTFITLLSLVVLSLLLYFFSAFSIKLVLIFCLLLFFLSFIILQYRVEKFIYKRIKKIYDDVSLLESSSFQDQPITTDMSTLTEEIEKFAKDKKLEIETLKVRENYRKEFLGNVSHELKTPLFTVQGYILTLLEGGALKDRAVRKKYLQRASKGVERLIYIVKDLDMIAKLESGDLNLEYEDFDIVELAQSVFEMLEMKAAKKNISIVFDTKYEPIMVNADKERIQQVLTNLVVNSIKYGKGDGTTEVSIENLVKNKIIVRVTDNGEGIEKKNIPRLFERFYRVDKSGSRKEGGSGLGLSIVKHIIEAHKEKIYVESVFGVGSEFSFTLEKAKQTTEV from the coding sequence ATGGCAGCCAAACTAAAAAAGTCATATAAATTCGCTCTTCGCTCTTCTACATTTATAACACTTTTATCATTAGTCGTTTTATCTTTATTACTGTATTTTTTTTCTGCCTTTTCTATAAAACTTGTTTTAATATTTTGCCTTCTCTTATTTTTCCTGTCTTTTATAATTCTTCAATACAGGGTGGAAAAATTTATTTATAAACGAATTAAAAAAATATATGATGACGTTTCCCTTTTAGAATCCAGCTCTTTTCAGGATCAACCTATTACCACCGATATGAGCACTCTTACTGAAGAAATTGAAAAGTTTGCCAAGGACAAAAAACTTGAGATCGAAACCCTTAAGGTAAGGGAAAATTACCGGAAAGAATTTCTGGGAAATGTATCTCACGAATTAAAAACTCCGCTTTTTACTGTTCAGGGATACATTTTAACATTACTGGAAGGCGGCGCCTTAAAAGACAGGGCAGTAAGAAAAAAATACCTCCAAAGGGCAAGTAAAGGAGTAGAAAGGTTGATTTATATAGTAAAGGATCTCGATATGATTGCCAAATTAGAAAGTGGCGACCTTAACCTGGAATATGAAGATTTTGATATAGTGGAATTGGCTCAAAGCGTTTTTGAAATGCTTGAAATGAAAGCCGCTAAAAAAAATATTTCCATTGTTTTTGATACCAAATATGAGCCCATAATGGTAAATGCTGATAAAGAACGAATACAACAGGTACTAACTAACCTCGTCGTAAACTCAATAAAATACGGCAAAGGCGACGGTACTACCGAGGTTAGTATCGAAAACTTAGTGAAAAACAAGATAATTGTAAGGGTTACAGACAATGGTGAAGGTATTGAAAAAAAGAACATTCCCCGGTTATTTGAACGTTTTTACCGTGTAGATAAGAGCGGGAGCCGAAAAGAAGGAGGGTCAGGGTTAGGATTATCTATTGTTAAACATATTATTGAAGCCCATAAAGAAAAAATTTATGTTGAAAGTGTGTTCGGAGTAGGGTCTGAGTTTTCATTCACTCTTGAAAAGGCTAAACAAACTACCGAAGTCTAA